Proteins encoded within one genomic window of Oryza brachyantha chromosome 7, ObraRS2, whole genome shotgun sequence:
- the LOC102714307 gene encoding scarecrow-like protein 32, protein MMQFTHTAPAPPPPLHPNGHGGLGLGLYLDVGATRGGGGGGRPWLGAGSFVGPAATATAAATAKISLGNLNSTSCMEQLLVHCANAIEANDATLTQQILWVLNNIAPADGDSNQRLTAAFLCALVSRASRTGACKAVTAAVADAVESAALHVHRFTAVELASFIDLTPWHRFGYTAANAAILEAVEGFPVVHIVDLGTTHCMQIPTLIDMLASRAEGPPILRLTVADVAPSAPPPALDMSYEELGAKLVNFARSRNMSMDFRVVPTSPADALTSLVDQLRVQQLVSDGGEALVVNCHMLLHTVPDETAGSVSLSQPPVSLRTMLLKSLRTLDPTLVVVVDEDADFTACDVVGRLRAAFNFLWIPYDAVDTFLPKGSEQRRWYEAEVGWKVENVLAQEGVERVERQEDRARWGQRMRGAGFRAAAFGEEAAGEVKAMLNEHAAGWGMKREDDDLVLTWKGHNVVFASAWAPS, encoded by the coding sequence ATGATGCAGTTCACGCACACCGCGCCTGCACCCCCACCGCCTCTGCACCCTAACGGGCATGgagggctagggttagggttgtACCTGGACGTCGGCGCgacgaggggaggaggaggaggagggcggccgTGGTTGGGCGCCGGGAGCTTCGtcgggccggcggcgacggcgacggctgcggCGACGGCCAAGATCTCGTTGGGGAACCTCAACAGCACGAGCTGCATGGAGCAGCTGCTGGTGCACTGCGCCAACGCCATCGAGGCCAACGACGCGACGCTGACGCAGCAGATACTCTGGGTGCTGAACAACATCGCGCCGGCGGACGGGGACTCCAACCAGCGGCTCACGGCGGCGTTCCTGTGCGCGCTCGTGTCGCGGGCGTCGAGGACGGGCGCGTGCAAGGCGGTGACCGCGGCCGTGGCGGACGCGGTCGAGTCGGCGGCGCTGCACGTGCACCGCTTCACGGCCGTCGAGCTGGCCAGCTTCATCGACCTCACGCCGTGGCACCGGTTCGGGTACACGGCGGCCAACGCCGCCATACTCGAGGCCGTCGAGGGGTTCCCCGTCGTGCACATCGTCGACCTCGGCACGACGCACTGCATGCAGATCCCGACGCTCATCGACATGCTCGCCAGCCGCGCCGAGGGGCCCCCGATCCTCCGGCTCACCGTGGCCGACGTCGCGcccagcgcgccgccgccggcgctcgaCATGTCCTACGAGGAGCTCGGCGCGAAGCTGGTCAACTTCGCGCGGTCCCGCAACATGTCCATGGACTTCCGGGTGGTGCCCACCTCGCCGGCCGACGCGCTCACGTCGCTGGTCGACCAGCTCCGGGTGCAGCAGCTCGtctccgacggcggcgaggccctcGTCGTGAACTGCCACATGCTCCTGCACACCGTCCCCGACGAGACGGCCGGTTCGGTGAGCCTGTCGCAGCCGCCGGTCTCCCTCCGGACCATGCTCCTCAAGTCGCTCCGGACGCTCGACCCGacgctggtggtggtggtggacgaGGACGCCGACTTCACGGCGTGCGACGTGGTCGGGAGGCTCCGGGCGGCGTTCAACTTCCTGTGGATCCCGTACGACGCCGTGGACACGTTCCTCCCCAAGGGGagcgagcagcggcggtggtacgaggcggaggtggggtGGAAGGTGGAGAACGTGCTGGCGCAGGAAGGGGTGGAGAGGGTGGAGCGGCAGGAGGACAGGGCGAGGTGGGGGCAGCGGATGCGCGGCGCCGGGTtccgcgcggcggcgttcggcgaggaggcggccggggaGGTGAAGGCGATGCTGAACGAGCACGCGGCCGGGTGGGGGATGAAgcgcgaggacgacgacctTGTGCTCACATGGAAGGGGCACAACGTCGTGTTCGCCTCGGCATGGGCGCCGTCCTGA
- the LOC102721750 gene encoding protein ANTHESIS POMOTING FACTOR 1: MVSMEVTDEMFKCMEVGLAFRDYNGRISSMDFHSKATNYLVTASDDESIRLYDIQNAVCLKTINSKKYGVELVCFTENPTYVLHSSKNGWDDSLRLLSLVNNCFLRYFKGHLDRVVSISLCSENGNILSGSLDRTVLLWDSRVEKAQGLLRVQGRPAVSYDDQGLVFAIAYGGYIRMFDARKFEKGPFDIFSVGNDDSEANVIKFSSDGRRLLLTTKAGRVHVLDSFHGNNIATYNVKPVVSNSTLEASFSPDGNHIISGSGDGSVYAWNVRSGKVARWGSTDSEPPLIKWAPGSLMYLTASSELSCWVPDLSKLGSFGVTK, encoded by the exons ATGGTGAGCATGGAGGTCACCGATGAGATGTTCAAGTGCATGGAGGTCGGGCTGGCCTTCCGGGACTAT AATGGAAGAATCAGCTCAATGGATTTCCACAGCAAGGCTACAAATTACCTTGTGACAGCAAGTGACGATGAATCAATTCGCCTATATGACATTCAAAATGCTGT GTGTTTGAAGACGATCAATAGCAAAAAGTATGGGGTTGAACTTGTGTGCTTCACTGAAAACCCAACTTATGTCTTGCATTCTTCAAAAAATGGATGGGATG ATTCTCTCCGTCTACTCTCACTGGTCAATAACTGTTTTTTGAGATATTTCAAAGGCCATCTAGACAG GGTTGTTTCTATCTCATTGTGCTCTGAGAACGGGAACATTCTCTCTGGATCACTTGATCGAACAGTTCTCCTATGGGATTCAAGGGTTGAAAAGGCACAG GGTTTATTGCGTGTTCAGGGGAGGCCTGCAGTTTCTTATGATGATCAGGGTTTGGTTTTTGCAATTGCATATGGTGGCTACATAAGGATGTTTGATGCTCGAAAATTTGAGAAG GGGCCTTTTGATATTTTCTCTGTTGGTAATGATGATTCAGAAGCCAATGTCATAAAGTTCAGCAGTGATGGAAGGAGGCTTCTTTTAACCACCAAAGCTGGGCGTGTTCATGTGCTAGATTCGTTTCATGGCAATAAT ATTGCGACATACAATGTAAAGCCAGTGGTAAGCAATTCAACGCTGGAAGCATCATTCAGCCCTGATGGAAACCATATAATATCTG gCTCTGGTGATGGTAGTGTATATGCTTGGAATGTTAGGAGTGGAAAG GTTGCGCGCTGGGGAAGCACAGATAGTGAGCCGCCGCTAATTAAGTGGGCTCCAGGATCTTTGATGTACTTGACTGCATCTTCGGAACTGTCCTGCTGGGTCCCTGATCTATCTAAGCTGGGATCCTTTGGTGTTACCAAGTAA